The Miltoncostaea marina DNA window TCGGCGACCTTCGGCGTGGGCGGCGGCGCCGGCCTGGTGCTGAGCGGCGTGATCCTCGAGCACCTGCACTGGAGCTGGCTCTTCTGGATCGGCGCCGCGCCGATCGTGGTCGCGCTGGTGCTGGTGTGGCGGATGCTGCCCGAGTCGCCCATCCGCACCCCCTCGCGCGTCGACTGGCAGGGGGCCCTCGCCCTGTCGGTGGGCCTCTGCGCGCTGCTCGTGGCCCTGAGCGAGGGCGAGTCGTGGGGCTGGCTGAGCGGCGCGACGCTCGGGCTCTTCGCCGCCGCGGCGCTGGCGCTGTGCGGCTGGGTGGCGGTCGAGCTGCGCGTCGACGAGCCGATGGTCGACATCGGGATGATGCGCGACCGCGCGGTGCTGTGGACCAACATCGTCGCCTTCATCGTGGGCTTCGCGATGTTCGGCGTGTTCCTGCTGGTGCCGACCTTCGTCCAGATGGGCGCCGGCCTGCCGCCCGAGGTGGCGGCGCTCGTGCCCTACGGCATGGCCGCGAGCGTGATCGTCGCGGGGCTCTACCTGCTGCCCTCCTCGGCGGTGATGCTCGTGGTCGGCCCCACCGCCGGCGTGCTGGAGGGCCGCGTGGGCGCCCGCGCGCTGACGCTGGCCGGCAGCGTCGTGCTGGGCGCCGGCGGGCTGCTGCTGGCGGTGGCCCACGACTCGGGCGCCCAGATCGTGGCGGGCAACGCGCTGGTCGGCATGGGCGTCGGCCTGGTCTACGCGATGCTGGCCAAGCTCATCGTCGACGCCGTGCCGCCGTCGGCCACCGGCGTGGCGATGGGCATGAACACCGTCATGCGGACGATCGGCGGCGTGGTCGGCGGCCAGGTGGGGGCGGCCCTGCTCAGCGCGTTCACCATCCCGGGGACGGGCGGCATCCCCCAGGAGCGCGCCTTCACCATGACGTTCCTCGTGGCGGGCGCCGCGGCGCTGCTGGCGGCGGCGGCGACCCTGCGCATCCCCCCGCGCGGCAGCGAGGCGGCCGCCGCCGGGCGGGTCGCGCTGACCGCCGAGCCCGGCCGGGGGTGATTGGCCCGTGTCCCGGGCGGGTAGGCCGGGTCGGGACACCAGGAGGCCGAGATGGACGTGAACCCGATCGACGTGCAGCGCTACCTGAAGGGCGCCGACTACCCGACCAGCGGCGAGCGGCTCGCCGAGCTGGCCGAGGGCAACGGCGCGCCGCAGGAGATCGTGGACCGGCTGCGCGGGCTCGGCGGCGGCGAGCTGTCGGGGCCGGACACCGTGATGGAACGGCTCGGGTAGGCGGGCCGTGGCCGACGAGCAGGTCCACGACGTCATCGAGCGCCTGGTGGCCGAGGAGCACCGCCTGATGGAGCTCGAGGACTCGGGCGAGGCGACCGCCGACGACCGCACCCGGCTCGGCGAGGTGCGGGTGCAGCTCGACCGCTTCTGGGACCTGCTGCGCCAGCGGCGGGCCGAGCGGGCGGCCGGCCGCGACCCGGAGGACGCGTCGCTGCGCGACGCCGGGACGGTCGAGGAGTACGAGCAGTAGCCGCGCGGCGCCCCGCGCCGGCCGAGGGCCCGCTCGAGCGGGCCCTCGCGCGCTTCGGGCACGAGGCCTTCCGGCCCGGCCAGCGCGAGGCGTTGGAGGCGCTGATGTCCGGGCGCGACGTGCTGACCGTGCTGCCCACGGGGGCCGGCAAGTCGCTCATCTTCCAGCTCGCGGCGGAGCTGCTGGAGGGGCCGGTCGTGGTGGTGTCGCCGCTCATCGCGCTGATGCGCGACCAGATCGACTCGCTCGAGGAGGTCGGCGTCGAGGCCGCGCGCATCGACAGCAGCCGCGGCGACCGGGTGCGGCGGCGGGAGGCCGCGCGCCTGGCCTCGGGCGAGGTGCGCATCGCCTACTGCACGCCGGAGCAGCTCGAGGACGACGCGATGGCCGAGGCCCTGGCGGGCGCCCGCCCCGCGCTGCTGGCCGTCGACGAGGCCCACGCCCTGTCGCACTGGGGGCGCAGCTTCCGCCCCGCGTTCCTCGGCGTCGGCGCGGCCGCCGAGCGGCTCGGCCGCCCGCCGATCCTCGCCCTGACCGCCAC harbors:
- a CDS encoding MFS transporter, coding for MSERARSVHPGMTLGLLAVVCVSYVLQQTLVVPALPTIQRDLGTTTAWATWVFTGFLLTSAVATPLLGKLGDTYGKKRLLMVAMAIFAVGTVASALAGSIAMLIAARALQGAAGAIFPLAFGIVRDELPAHRVGMGLGLLSATFGVGGGAGLVLSGVILEHLHWSWLFWIGAAPIVVALVLVWRMLPESPIRTPSRVDWQGALALSVGLCALLVALSEGESWGWLSGATLGLFAAAALALCGWVAVELRVDEPMVDIGMMRDRAVLWTNIVAFIVGFAMFGVFLLVPTFVQMGAGLPPEVAALVPYGMAASVIVAGLYLLPSSAVMLVVGPTAGVLEGRVGARALTLAGSVVLGAGGLLLAVAHDSGAQIVAGNALVGMGVGLVYAMLAKLIVDAVPPSATGVAMGMNTVMRTIGGVVGGQVGAALLSAFTIPGTGGIPQERAFTMTFLVAGAAALLAAAATLRIPPRGSEAAAAGRVALTAEPGRG
- a CDS encoding DUF2795 domain-containing protein — translated: MDVNPIDVQRYLKGADYPTSGERLAELAEGNGAPQEIVDRLRGLGGGELSGPDTVMERLG
- a CDS encoding DUF2630 family protein, which codes for MADEQVHDVIERLVAEEHRLMELEDSGEATADDRTRLGEVRVQLDRFWDLLRQRRAERAAGRDPEDASLRDAGTVEEYEQ